A stretch of Halichondria panicea chromosome 1, odHalPani1.1, whole genome shotgun sequence DNA encodes these proteins:
- the LOC135346389 gene encoding uncharacterized protein LOC135346389, with protein sequence MKRLGAVVFYWLALILRINATFLVSDERPCPMERVTFTCTAPGALLRWSPSDVASNIDVDSEFTPLNMPEMPVPGYTVTLTAFDDTGLTSTFSRVAENGVMVTCLDPPNDVIGSATVQLAGPPSSPQGFSHSVESRSVNEVSVTVGWDPPTETGGRDDLTYTVTVLPLAQLSAIVLTSTSATVTAQYNVDYTVSVVATNCAGNSTTAEYNFRIAPPTRCTVPLSPPKNGTISDHSAPALPATQVTFQCDNGLFPKGIMTAVCLATGEWDKNPGEIVCRNETIFCVLPAPPLNGTLLNTNSLNTNVIEGSIITFRCDPGFSSLVGAATVTTCNNSGLWDPDPALLECIYIFPPSTLPTLSTEEAVSVSVVVTAVVFIVIGFLAGLLVTHICSRKKAVYSPATKEKANVRPTVPPGPLYEEVLPKEEIELNTNQAYGPVGL encoded by the exons ATGAAGAGATTGGGAGCTGTAGTTTTTTACTGGTTGGCATTAATTCTTCGGATAAATG CAACCTTCCTGGTGAGTGATGAGAGGCCATGTCCAATGGAGAGAGTCACGTTCACCTGTACTGCTCCTGGAGCTCTCCTTAGATGGTCACCATCTGATGTTGCTTCAAATATTGATGTTGACTCTGAGTTCACTCCCCTCAACATGCCTGAGATGCCAGTACCAGGTTACACTGTGACACTGACTGCTTTTGATGATACTGGTTTAACATCCACCTTCTCAAGAGTAGCAGAGAACGGAGTTATGGTGACTTGTCTGGACCCACCCAATGACGTGATTGGATCAGCGACCGTTCAGTTGGCTG gtcCCCCTTCCTCCCCTCAAGGATTCAGTCACTCTGTTGAGAGCAGGTCAGTCAATGAAGTCAGTGTGACTGTTGGTTGGgaccctcctactgagactggtggtagagatgacctcacctacacagtgaccgTCTTACCCCTGGCCCAGCTCTCTGCTATTGTtctcacatccacctctgccactgtgactgctcaatacaatgtggactacactgtcagtgttgtggctaccaactgtgctgggaacagtacaactGCTGAGTATAACTTTAGGATTG CTCCTCCAACGAGGTGCACAGTTCCACTATCCCCACCAAAGAATGGCACTATCAGTGATCATTCAGCACCGGCTCTTCCAGCCACACAAGTGACTTTCCAGTGTGATAATGGACTGTTCCCTAAAGGGATAATGACTGCTGTCTGTCTAGCTACAGGAGAGTGGGACAAGAACCCGGGGGAGATCGTCTGCAGAAATGAAACTA TCTTCTGTGTCCTGCCTGCCCCTCCACTCAATGGAACATTACTCAACACCAACTCTCTGAACACTAACGTAATTGAGGGCTCAATTATTACCTTCCGATGTGATCCTGGGTTCTCCTCACTGGTGGGTGCAGCAACTGTGACCACTTGCAATAACTCTGGTCTCTGGGATCCTGATCCGGCTCTATTggagtgtatatatattt TTCCGCCATCCACCCTACCCACCCTATCCACTGAAGAAGCTGTTTCTGTTAGTGTAGTTGTCACGGCAGTTGTTTTCATAGTCATTGGATTCCTCGCTGGACTCCTAGTGACACACATTTGctctcgtaagaaggcagtgtactcCCCGGCAACTAAAGAAAAAGCTAACGTAAGACCCACTGTACCACCTGGTCCTTTATATGAGGAGGTATTACCCAAAGAGGAaattgaactgaacactaatcaggcgtatggaccagtaggactgtga
- the LOC135347152 gene encoding serine/threonine-protein kinase TNNI3K-like, with protein MASQTNSKIDLDALVVQVEGQGDQIDSGSYGVVFEVTVNGRKCVAKKLHDMLLEAGDYCLNFLEECRILSSLNHPNVVGFVGVQYGYSKNDISLMMERLNSNLANFIEKNPGTSTSDRIHILHDVSKGLHYLHSLTPPLIHCDLCPSSILLTEDGLTAKIGSFSVAKYADPLISTLSDTPGSLLYMPPECQAEHLDYNTKLDIFSFGVLILYTFIDDRPGINAIPPPTKEEMSEGKVELMRRNSAIHKMGENHSLHPLVMRCLNDHPE; from the coding sequence ATGGCGTCTCAAACAAACTCAAAGATAGATCTGGATGCTCTGGTGGTCCAGGTGGAGGGACAGGGGGACCAAATAGACTCTGGGTCCTACGGAGTAGTCTTTGAAGTTACCGTAAACGGGCGGAAATGCGTCGCAAAGAAGCTCCACGATATGTTGCTCGAAGCTGGCGACTATTGCCTGAATTTCCTCGAAGAGTGTCGCATTCTAAGTAGTTTGAACCACCCCAACGTGGTCGGATTTGTTGGAGTCCAATATGGCTATAGCAAGAACGACATTAGTCTGATGATGGAGAGACTTAATTCAAACTTGGCCAACTTTATCGAGAAAAATCCCGGTACAAGTACCTCTGATAGAATCCACATTCTGCATGACGTGTCAAAAGGTCTTCACTACCTCCACTCACTGACCCCTCCACTAATCCATTGCGACCTTTGTCCTAGCAGCATTCTACTGACTGAGGACGGTCTCACTGCCAAGATTGGTAGTTTTAGTGTCGCAAAATATGCAGACCCATTAATATCGACGTTATCCGATACTCCAGGAAGTCTTTTATACATGCCTCCTGAATGTCAAGCTGAGCACCTTGACTACAACACAAAGCTTGACATCTTTTCATTTGGTGTCCTTATTCTCTATACTTTCATTGATGACCGTCCTGGGATTAACGCAATTCCACCACCAACAAAAGAGGAAATGTCAGAAGGAAAGGTAGAGCTCATGCGACGAAATTCAGCTATCCATAAGATGGGAGAGAATCACAGCCTGCATCCTCTTGTGATGAGATGCCTCAATGACCACCCTGAATGA
- the LOC135346797 gene encoding uncharacterized protein LOC135346797, which translates to MKSSEGLSVQWSREDECIHTPKPHILQIDSVTGSHFGVYKCEVRKEGELKFTMYKHLFKKESHDQAMNMAAAADTSPLRIGGAIGIENIKRRCRVSDYQLDTEIPTKDLHILAGCFDNYEDFLDMLLLSPSECKDMKVKEYLSLQ; encoded by the exons ATGAAATCTTCGGAAGGCTTATCTGTGCAGTGGTCTAGAGAAGACGAATGCATCCATACACCCAAACCACACATCCTTCAAATTGATTCGGTGACCGGCAGCCACTTTGGTGTGTACAAGTGTGAAGTGAGAAAAGAAGGAGAGCTCAAGTTCACTATGTACAAACATCTCTTTAAGAAGG AATCTCATGATCAAGCCATGAATATGGCAGCAGCAGCAGATACCAGTCCACTTCGAATAG GTGGAGCAATTGGTATAGAGAATATAAAGAGGAGGTGTAGAGTCAGCGATTACCAACTCGACACAGAAATCCCAACAAAAGACCTCCATATCCTGGCCGGATGTTTCGATAACTACGAAGATTTCCTTGATATGCTGCTTCTAAGTCCGTCTGAATGTAAAGACATGAAGGTAAAGGAGTATCTCAGTCTGCAATGA